In the genome of Actinomadura graeca, one region contains:
- a CDS encoding MerR family DNA-binding transcriptional regulator, with protein sequence MRITEAARRLGTSPRMLRYRETLGLLPATRDSGGVRRGGGHRRFGDAELRAVALALALEKRYDIGPAELAFGLRVLAEPQVQAHVRELGERIGRLSAPPARALDFEKEKALRLLRRRTPGPR encoded by the coding sequence ATGCGCATCACGGAGGCCGCCCGGCGGCTCGGTACCTCGCCCCGCATGCTCCGCTACCGGGAGACGCTGGGGCTGCTGCCCGCCACCCGCGACTCCGGCGGCGTCCGCCGCGGCGGCGGCCACCGGCGCTTCGGGGACGCCGAGCTGCGGGCCGTGGCGCTCGCCCTGGCACTGGAGAAGCGCTACGACATCGGGCCCGCGGAGCTGGCGTTCGGCCTGCGCGTCCTGGCGGAACCGCAGGTGCAGGCGCATGTGCGGGAGCTGGGCGAGCGTATCGGGCGGCTGTCCGCGCCGCCCGCCCGCGCCCTGGACTTCGAGAAGGAGAAGGCCCTGCGCCTCCTGCGCCGCCGGACGCCCGGCCCCCGCTAA
- a CDS encoding response regulator: MIKVLIVDDQTIVRAGFAALLDSQEDITVIGEAGDGREAVRLAEGARPDVVVMDIRMPGMDGIEATRRILALPGTEQTRVLVLTTFDVDEYVYDALAVGASGFLLKDATADELVSAVRVVARGDSLLAPQVTGRLIREFTRQRRTRPQAPSELATLTARETEVLVLIAGGLSNGEIARRLVVSEHTVKTHVARVFTKLGLRDRAQAVMLAYESGVVVPGESAR; encoded by the coding sequence GTGATCAAGGTGCTGATCGTCGACGACCAGACGATCGTGCGGGCGGGGTTCGCCGCGCTGCTCGACTCCCAGGAGGACATCACCGTCATCGGGGAGGCCGGTGACGGCCGCGAGGCGGTGCGGCTCGCCGAGGGCGCCCGTCCCGACGTGGTCGTCATGGACATCCGGATGCCCGGCATGGACGGCATCGAGGCCACCCGCCGCATCCTCGCCCTCCCCGGCACCGAGCAGACGCGCGTGCTGGTGCTCACGACCTTCGACGTCGACGAGTACGTCTACGACGCGCTCGCCGTCGGCGCCAGCGGCTTCCTGCTCAAGGACGCGACCGCCGACGAGCTCGTCTCCGCCGTCCGCGTGGTGGCGCGCGGCGACTCGCTGCTCGCCCCGCAGGTGACCGGCCGGCTGATCCGCGAGTTCACCCGCCAGCGGCGCACCAGGCCGCAGGCCCCGTCGGAGCTGGCCACGCTGACCGCCCGGGAGACCGAGGTGCTGGTGCTGATCGCCGGAGGGCTGTCCAACGGTGAGATCGCGCGGCGCCTCGTGGTCAGCGAGCACACCGTCAAGACGCACGTGGCGCGCGTGTTCACCAAGCTCGGCCTCCGCGACCGCGCGCAGGCCGTCATGCTCGCCTACGAGTCCGGCGTCGTCGTCCCCGGCGAGAGCGCGCGTTAG
- a CDS encoding sensor histidine kinase translates to MTGDDHHSDRARTGPDPAGFGPALAHHAWRLSGRIVAGVGQLLLWILTGLGTLLRPLAVHLTGRLTGGARRGPGGPGEGATAPLPRWLHAWGEVTGSWYFAPLTGLALTIAALAELAPRVQSPLSLAGGFAVASTLPLVWRREYLRPVAAVALGAFAASLLTGQLLLVTTTFAALYTLYALGRQLPRQSAGVLAVGGAATVAVVYLATSTLDDVPWPAAVIAVLAAIGLGDARRAVESAGRTEAEAEERTNETLTRLIAVQREQAVMRERASIARELHDVVAHSVSMIAVQAETAPYTMQDLSPEARAGYTEIARTAREALVEMRRLLSVLRADAKPEPESATTPQPRLDRLPDLIEQHRGAGGQADLRVHGDARSLSTTVELSAYRIVQEALTNARRHAPGAEVRVDLTFLPDRLAVRVVDDGASGSTRVLGRDDLVPRPPVPDEGPAGRTRLESSPAAGSGGHGLVGMRERATMLGGRFSAGPATEGGFLVEAELPLNREEPADGRAGR, encoded by the coding sequence GTGACCGGCGATGACCACCACTCCGACAGGGCCCGGACCGGCCCCGATCCCGCGGGCTTCGGCCCCGCCCTCGCGCACCACGCGTGGCGGCTGTCCGGCCGGATCGTGGCGGGCGTCGGGCAGCTGCTCCTCTGGATCCTCACCGGCCTGGGCACGCTGCTGCGGCCCCTGGCCGTCCACCTCACCGGCCGGCTGACCGGCGGCGCGCGCCGGGGGCCGGGCGGCCCCGGCGAGGGGGCGACGGCGCCGCTGCCGCGCTGGCTCCACGCCTGGGGGGAGGTCACCGGATCCTGGTACTTCGCGCCGCTCACCGGGCTGGCCCTGACGATCGCCGCGCTGGCGGAGCTGGCGCCGCGCGTCCAGTCGCCGCTCAGCCTCGCGGGCGGCTTCGCGGTGGCCTCGACGCTGCCGCTCGTCTGGCGCCGCGAGTACCTGCGGCCGGTGGCGGCGGTGGCGCTCGGCGCGTTCGCCGCGAGCCTGCTCACCGGGCAGCTGCTGCTGGTCACGACGACCTTCGCCGCCCTCTACACCCTGTACGCGCTGGGCAGGCAGCTGCCCCGGCAGTCCGCCGGGGTCCTCGCGGTCGGCGGCGCCGCCACGGTCGCCGTCGTCTACCTCGCCACCTCGACGCTGGACGACGTCCCGTGGCCGGCCGCGGTGATCGCCGTCCTGGCCGCCATCGGCCTGGGCGACGCGCGCCGCGCCGTGGAGTCCGCCGGGCGGACGGAGGCGGAGGCCGAGGAGCGCACCAACGAGACCCTCACGCGGCTGATCGCCGTGCAGCGGGAGCAGGCGGTGATGCGCGAGCGCGCCAGCATCGCACGCGAGCTGCACGACGTCGTCGCGCACTCCGTCTCCATGATCGCCGTCCAGGCGGAGACGGCCCCGTACACGATGCAGGACCTCTCGCCCGAGGCCCGCGCCGGCTACACCGAGATCGCCAGGACGGCGCGGGAGGCGCTGGTGGAGATGCGGCGGCTGCTCAGCGTGCTGCGCGCCGACGCCAAGCCGGAGCCGGAGTCGGCGACCACCCCGCAGCCGCGCCTGGACCGGCTGCCCGACCTCATCGAGCAGCACCGCGGCGCGGGCGGGCAGGCCGATCTGCGCGTGCACGGCGACGCCCGATCGCTGTCCACGACCGTCGAGCTGTCGGCGTACCGGATCGTCCAGGAGGCCCTGACGAACGCGCGGCGGCACGCGCCGGGCGCGGAGGTCCGCGTCGACCTGACGTTCCTGCCGGACCGGCTGGCGGTCCGCGTCGTCGACGACGGCGCGTCCGGGTCGACCAGGGTCCTGGGCCGCGACGATCTGGTCCCGCGGCCGCCCGTCCCGGACGAGGGCCCCGCCGGGCGGACACGCCTGGAGTCCTCGCCCGCGGCCGGTTCCGGCGGACACGGTCTCGTCGGCATGCGGGAACGTGCGACCATGCTGGGCGGACGGTTCTCCGCCGGTCCCGCCACCGAGGGCGGGTTCCTGGTGGAGGCCGAGCTTCCGCTCAACAGGGAGGAGCCGGCCGATGGGCGGGCGGGGAGATAG
- a CDS encoding cation diffusion facilitator family transporter, which produces MSAEGGTKAIVAALAANLGIAASKFVAFAFTGSSSMLAESIHSVADSGNQGLLLLGRKRSERDRTPKHPFGYGRERYFYAFVVAVVLFTVGAAFSLYEGYHKISHPEDVKAPAWAFAVLIIAIVLEAFSFRTAIKESNTVRGDKSWWAFIRRAKAPELPVVLLEDLAALVGLFLALFGVTAAVVTGDGVWDGVGTVAIGLLLGAVATILAIETKSLLIGEGADPEQEERIIEALESVDEVDHVIHMRTEYLGPEELLIAAKIAVYHDDTAAEVARGIDAAEARIRARFPEAHLIYLEPALDEAVRKNARKPETPASP; this is translated from the coding sequence ATGAGTGCTGAGGGCGGAACGAAGGCCATCGTCGCCGCGCTGGCCGCCAACCTCGGGATCGCCGCGTCGAAGTTCGTCGCGTTCGCGTTCACCGGTTCGTCGTCCATGCTGGCCGAGTCGATCCACTCGGTCGCGGACTCGGGGAACCAGGGCCTGCTGCTGCTCGGGCGCAAGCGCTCCGAGCGCGACAGGACACCCAAACACCCGTTCGGCTACGGCCGGGAACGCTACTTCTACGCGTTCGTCGTCGCCGTCGTCCTGTTCACCGTCGGCGCGGCGTTCTCGCTGTACGAGGGCTACCACAAGATCTCCCACCCGGAGGACGTCAAGGCCCCGGCCTGGGCGTTCGCGGTGCTGATCATCGCGATCGTGCTGGAGGCGTTCTCGTTCCGCACCGCGATCAAGGAGTCGAACACGGTCCGCGGCGACAAGTCGTGGTGGGCGTTCATCCGGCGCGCGAAGGCGCCGGAGCTGCCCGTCGTGCTGCTGGAGGACCTCGCCGCGCTCGTCGGCCTGTTCCTCGCGCTGTTCGGCGTCACGGCGGCCGTGGTCACCGGCGACGGCGTCTGGGACGGCGTCGGCACCGTCGCGATCGGGCTGCTGCTCGGCGCGGTCGCGACGATCCTGGCCATCGAGACCAAGAGCCTGCTGATCGGCGAGGGCGCCGACCCCGAGCAGGAGGAGCGGATCATCGAGGCGCTGGAGTCGGTCGACGAGGTCGACCACGTCATCCACATGCGGACCGAGTACCTCGGCCCCGAGGAGCTGCTGATCGCCGCGAAGATCGCCGTCTACCACGACGACACGGCGGCGGAGGTGGCGCGCGGCATCGACGCCGCCGAGGCCAGGATCCGGGCGCGGTTCCCGGAGGCGCACCTGATCTACCTGGAGCCCGCGCTGGACGAGGCCGTGCGCAAGAACGCGCGGAAGCCGGAGACCCCCGCCTCCCCCTGA
- a CDS encoding SIS domain-containing protein, with protein sequence MSRTLDPGRLEHAGSAESADPGGMLRMVASSAAQVREARRAAAEAGVDGVAEDGRPRAIVVAGMGGSGLTGDVLSAVCGTGCPIPVVTVRGYRLPGWVGAADLVIAVSCSGSTEETLAVGAEAARRGCRLLFVGADGSPLADLAAQSRGLFVPIRSAGQPRATLWGLTVPLLLAARALGLADVPDAVLETTAERLEDVAHRCRPASEPFVNPAKRLALDLAGDVPMVWGSSAVTATAAYRLACQLNENAKYPAVFGEVPEADHNQVMAFDGFFARAAPGRGLPGAVPDPDDFFRDRADDPEHGLHLIVLGDGDEHPQVRKRREASVRMARDRGVAVTELTAEGAHPLERIASLIALGDYVTVYLAIVLGVDPTPVPAIQELKARIA encoded by the coding sequence GTGAGCAGGACCCTCGACCCGGGGCGGCTGGAGCACGCCGGGTCGGCCGAGTCGGCCGACCCCGGCGGGATGCTGCGGATGGTCGCCTCGTCGGCCGCGCAGGTCCGCGAGGCGCGCCGTGCCGCGGCCGAGGCGGGCGTGGACGGGGTGGCCGAGGACGGGCGCCCCCGCGCGATCGTCGTCGCCGGCATGGGCGGCTCGGGCCTCACCGGCGACGTGCTGTCGGCCGTGTGCGGCACCGGCTGCCCCATCCCGGTCGTGACGGTCCGCGGCTACCGGCTGCCCGGCTGGGTGGGCGCCGCGGACCTGGTCATCGCGGTGTCGTGCTCGGGCTCCACGGAGGAGACCCTCGCGGTCGGCGCCGAGGCCGCGCGGCGGGGCTGCCGGCTGCTGTTCGTGGGCGCGGACGGGTCGCCGCTGGCGGACCTCGCCGCCCAGAGCCGCGGCCTGTTCGTCCCGATCCGGTCGGCCGGCCAGCCGCGCGCGACGCTGTGGGGGCTGACGGTGCCGCTGCTGCTCGCCGCGCGGGCCCTCGGCCTGGCGGACGTGCCGGACGCGGTGCTGGAGACGACCGCGGAGCGGCTGGAGGACGTCGCGCACCGGTGCCGCCCGGCGAGCGAGCCGTTCGTGAACCCCGCCAAGCGGCTCGCACTGGACCTCGCGGGCGACGTGCCGATGGTGTGGGGCTCGTCCGCGGTGACGGCGACGGCCGCGTACCGGCTGGCCTGCCAGCTCAACGAGAACGCGAAGTACCCGGCCGTCTTCGGGGAGGTCCCGGAGGCCGACCACAACCAGGTGATGGCCTTCGACGGGTTCTTCGCGCGGGCCGCGCCGGGGCGGGGGCTGCCCGGCGCCGTCCCCGACCCGGACGACTTCTTCCGCGACCGCGCCGACGACCCCGAGCACGGGCTGCACCTGATCGTCCTGGGCGACGGCGACGAGCATCCGCAGGTGCGCAAGCGCCGCGAGGCGTCGGTGCGGATGGCGCGCGACCGCGGTGTCGCGGTCACCGAGCTGACGGCCGAGGGCGCGCATCCGCTGGAGAGGATCGCGTCCCTGATCGCGCTCGGGGACTATGTCACGGTTTACTTGGCCATCGTGCTGGGCGTCGACCCCACGCCCGTGCCGGCCATTCAAGAGCTCAAAGCGAGGATTGCGTAG
- a CDS encoding Trm112 family protein, protein MTIKLDSWLLEILACPNCGGDLRADDQASELVCTGSCGYAYPVRDDIPVLLVDEARTPAP, encoded by the coding sequence ATGACGATCAAGCTCGACTCCTGGCTGCTGGAGATCCTCGCCTGCCCCAACTGCGGAGGCGACCTGCGCGCCGACGACCAGGCGTCCGAGCTGGTGTGCACCGGCTCGTGCGGCTACGCCTACCCCGTCCGCGACGACATCCCCGTCCTCCTCGTCGACGAGGCGCGGACCCCCGCTCCGTGA
- a CDS encoding phosphomannomutase/phosphoglucomutase: MGDLAKIFKAYDIRGVVPDELDAATAEAVGAAFVRVTGVGAVVTAHDMRESSVPLAEAFARGATSQGADVIEAGLGSTDLLYYASGSLDLPGAMFTASHNPAKYNGLKLCRSGARPVGRDTGLTEIRELVEKGVPAFGGPAGTVTRKDVLKGYADHLKTLVDLSAIRPLKVVVDAGNGMGGHTVPSVFAGLPIDLVPLYFELDGTFPNHEANPIEPENLRDLQAKVRETGADIGLAFDGDADRCFVVDERGEIVAPSAVTALVATRELAKHPGASIVHNLITSRAVPEIVSENGGTPVRTRVGHSFIKQTMAETGAVFGGEHSAHFYFRDFWFADSGMLAALHVLAALGEQDGPLSELLGEYTRYVASGEINSEVADQDAAAGRVRDAFAGRPGVTIDELDGLTVGDEAAGWWFNLRPSNTEPLLRLNAEAGDDETMAAVRDEVLAIVREK; the protein is encoded by the coding sequence GTGGGCGACCTCGCCAAGATCTTCAAGGCGTACGACATCCGGGGCGTCGTCCCGGACGAGCTGGACGCCGCCACCGCGGAGGCCGTCGGCGCGGCCTTCGTGCGCGTGACGGGGGTCGGCGCGGTCGTCACCGCGCACGACATGCGGGAGTCCTCGGTCCCGCTGGCCGAGGCGTTCGCGCGGGGCGCGACCTCCCAGGGCGCGGACGTCATCGAGGCGGGCCTCGGCTCCACCGACCTGCTCTATTACGCCAGCGGCAGCCTCGACCTGCCCGGCGCGATGTTCACCGCGAGCCACAACCCGGCCAAGTACAACGGGCTGAAGCTGTGCCGCTCCGGCGCCCGCCCGGTCGGCCGCGACACCGGGCTCACCGAGATCCGCGAGCTGGTCGAGAAGGGCGTCCCCGCCTTCGGCGGCCCCGCCGGGACGGTGACGCGCAAGGACGTCCTCAAGGGCTACGCCGACCACCTGAAGACGCTGGTCGACCTGTCGGCGATCCGCCCGCTGAAGGTGGTCGTGGACGCGGGCAACGGCATGGGCGGGCACACCGTCCCGTCGGTGTTCGCGGGCCTGCCGATCGACCTCGTGCCGCTCTACTTCGAGCTGGACGGCACCTTCCCCAACCACGAGGCCAACCCGATCGAGCCGGAGAACCTGCGCGACCTGCAGGCCAAGGTCCGCGAGACCGGCGCCGACATCGGGCTGGCCTTCGACGGCGACGCCGACCGCTGCTTCGTGGTGGACGAGCGCGGCGAGATCGTCGCCCCGTCCGCCGTCACCGCGCTGGTCGCGACGCGGGAGCTGGCCAAGCACCCGGGCGCCTCGATCGTGCACAACCTGATCACCTCGCGGGCCGTCCCGGAGATCGTCTCCGAGAACGGCGGCACCCCCGTCCGCACCCGCGTCGGGCACTCGTTCATCAAGCAGACGATGGCCGAGACCGGCGCGGTCTTCGGCGGCGAGCACTCGGCGCACTTCTACTTCCGCGACTTCTGGTTCGCCGACTCGGGGATGCTCGCCGCGCTGCACGTCCTGGCCGCCCTCGGTGAGCAGGACGGTCCGCTGTCGGAGCTGCTCGGCGAGTACACCCGCTACGTCGCGTCCGGGGAGATCAACAGCGAGGTCGCCGACCAGGACGCCGCCGCCGGCCGGGTACGGGACGCTTTCGCCGGGCGACCGGGCGTTACCATCGACGAACTCGACGGGCTGACCGTCGGCGACGAGGCCGCCGGATGGTGGTTCAACCTGCGGCCGTCCAACACCGAGCCGCTGCTGCGCCTCAACGCGGAGGCGGGAGACGACGAGACCATGGCGGCGGTCCGCGACGAGGTCCTCGCCATCGTGAGGGAGAAGTGA
- a CDS encoding DUF3499 domain-containing protein — translation MSPVRTCSRTACKAPAVFTLTYVYRDSTAVLGPLATYAEPHCYDLCAEHSERLTAPMGWELVRLPVEEPSEPSADDLEALADAVREAAKPAPGSGQEPVGQGTEVGRRGHLRVLRSEPAGTQPQE, via the coding sequence GTGAGCCCCGTCCGCACTTGCTCCCGCACCGCCTGCAAGGCGCCAGCAGTTTTCACGCTCACGTACGTCTACCGCGACTCCACCGCGGTCCTGGGGCCGCTCGCCACGTACGCCGAGCCCCACTGCTATGACCTGTGCGCGGAGCATTCCGAGCGGCTCACCGCCCCGATGGGGTGGGAGCTGGTGCGGCTGCCCGTCGAGGAGCCGTCCGAGCCCAGCGCCGACGACCTGGAGGCCCTCGCCGACGCCGTCCGCGAGGCCGCCAAGCCCGCGCCCGGGTCCGGGCAGGAGCCGGTCGGCCAGGGCACCGAGGTCGGCCGCCGCGGGCACCTGCGCGTCCTGCGCTCCGAGCCCGCCGGTACGCAGCCGCAGGAATAG